A single genomic interval of Helianthus annuus cultivar XRQ/B chromosome 13, HanXRQr2.0-SUNRISE, whole genome shotgun sequence harbors:
- the LOC110897322 gene encoding endoplasmin homolog isoform X4: MRKWTLPSVLFLLCLLFLLPDHGRKLHANAESDADELVDPPKVEEKLGAVPHGLSTDSDVVKREAESMTRKNLRSNAEKFEFQAEVSRLMDILINSLYSNKDIFLRELISNASDALDKIRFLSLTDKEVLGEGDDAKLEIQIKLDKEKKILSIRDRGVGMTKEDLIKNLGTIAKSGTSAFVEKMQTGGDLNLIGQFGVGFYSVYLVADYVEVISKHNDDKQYVWESKADGAFAISEDTYNEPLGRGTEIRLHLREEAGEYLEESKLKELVKKYSEFINFPIYLWATKEVDVEVPADEDDSSDDEEKPESTEGEEKEDEDTDKEEDEDKPKTKTVKETTYEWERLNDVKAIWLRSPKEVTEEEYTKFYHSLAKDFGDEKPMAWSHFNAEGDVEFKAVLFVPPKAPADLYESYYNTNKSNLKLYVRRVFISDEFDELLPKYLSFLLGLVDSDTLPLNVSREMLQQHGSLKTIKKKLIRKALDMIRKLAEEDPDEIHDKEKKEVEESKENDEKRGQYAKFWNEFGKSIKLGIIEDAANRNRLAKLLRFETTTSDGKLTSLDQYISRMKSGQKDIFYITGSSKEQLEKSPFLERLKKKNLEVIFFTDPVDEYLMQYLMDYEDKKFQNVSKEGLKLGKDSKDKEIKESFKELTKWWKEALVSDNVDDVKISNRLADTPCVVVTSKYGWSANMERIMQSQTLSDASKQAYMRGKRVLEINARHPIIKELRERVVKNPEDASVKTTAQLMYQTALMESGFMLPDPKDFASRIYDSVKASLSISPDASVDEEDEVEEAPEVENTGSEKEETDSTPTEEEQEDIKDEL, translated from the exons ATGAGGAAGTGGACTCTTCCGTCAGTTCTGTTCCTGTTAtgtcttctctttcttcttccgGATCACG GTCGAAAATTGCACGCCAACGCAGAGTCTGATGCGGATGAACTGGTGGATCCACCAAAGGTTGAAGAGAAGCTTGGTGCTGTTCCACATGGTTTATCCACTGATTCTGATGTTGTCAAGAG GGAAGCTGAATCGATGACCAGGAAAAATCTTCGCAGCAATGCTGAGAAGTTTGAGTTCCAGGCTGAAGTATCTCGGCTTATGGACATCCTTATCAACTCTCTTTACAGCAACAAGGACATTTTCTTGAGGGAATTAATATCCAACGCATCTGAT GCTTTGGACAAAATTAGATTCCTTTCTCTTACTGATAAGGAGGTATTAGGTGAGGGTGATGATGCCAAGCTTGAGATCCAG ATTAAGTTGGACAAAGAAAAAAAGATTCTTTCCATTCGCGACAGAGGTGTGGGTATGACAAAGGAGGATTTGATCAAGAACTTAGGAACAATTGCCAAGTCTGGAACTTCAG CTTTTGTGGAGAAGATGCAGACAGGTGGCGATCTTAACCTCATTGGTCAGTTTGGTGTTGGATTTTACTCCGTATATCTTGTTGCCGACTATGTGGAAGTAATCAGCAAACACAACGATGACAAACA GTATGTCTGGGAGTCGAAGGCCGATGGTGCTTTTGCAATTTCTGAAGATACATACAATGAGCCCCTTGGTCGTGGTACTGAAATAAGACTCCACCTTAGGGAAGAAGCTGGGGAATACCTTGAAGAGTCAAAATTGAAGGAATTGGTCAAAAAGTATTCCGAATTTATCAACTTTCCCATTTACCTCTGGGCCACCAAAGAAGTTGATGTTGAAGTCCCCGCCGATGAAGATGACTCCAGTGACGATGAAGAAAAAC CAGAATCCACTGAAGGTgaagagaaagaagatgaagatactgacaaagaagaagatgaagataaaCCAAAAACTAAGACCGTCAAAGAAACGACCTATGAATGGGAACGTCTAAATGATGTTAAGGCTATATGGTTGAGAAGTCCAAAGGAAGTGACAGAGGAAGAATACACAAAGTTCTACCACTCTCTTGCTAAG gATTTTGGTGATGAGAAGCCAATGGCATGGAGTCACTTCAACGCCGAAGGTGATGTTGAGTTCAAGGCGGTTCTATTTGTGCCACCCAAGGCTCCTGCTGATTTATACGAGAGTTACTACAACACCAACAAATCAAACCTCAAGCTTTATGTTAGAAGAGTATTTATTTCAGATGAATTCGACGAGCTTTTACCTAAGTATCTATCATTCTTGCTG GGTCTTGTTGATTCCGACACATTGCCACTTAACGTATCTCGAGAAATGCTTCAACAACACGGCAGCTTGAAGACCATTAAAAAGAAACTTATCAGGAAGGCACTTGACATGATTCGCAAGCTTGCTGAAGAAGACCCTGATGAAATTCACgacaaagaaaagaaag AGGTGGAAGAATCAAAGGAAAATGACGAGAAGAGGGGACAGTATGCTAAGTTCTGGAATGAATTTGGCAAGTCGATTAAACTCGGTATCATTGAGGATGCAGCAAACAGGAACCGTTTGGCTAAACTTCTTAGATTTGAGAC CACGACATCTGATGGCAAACTAACATCACTTGATCAATACATCTCAAGAATGAAATCTGGGCAAAAGGATATCTTCTACATCACAGGAAGCAGCAAGGAACAGCTTGAGAAATCCCCGTTCCTCGAGAGGCTCAAAAAGAAAAACTTGGAG GTGATATTTTTCACAGATCCTGTGGATGAGTACCTGATGCAATACTTGATGGATTACGAAGACAAGAAATTCCAGAACGTATCGAAGGAGGGTTTGAAGCTCGGAAAGGATTCCAAAGACAAAGAAATCAAGGAATCATTCAAGGAGTTAACCAAATGGTGGAAGGAAGCCCTTGTCAGTGACAACGTCGATGATGTCAAGATTAGCAACCGTTTGGCTGACACCCCTTGTGTGGTGGTAACCTCTAAGTACGGATGGAGTGCTAATATGGAAAGAATCATGCAATCTCAAACTCTATCCGATGCCAGCAAACAAGCGTACATGCGTGGCAAACGAGTGCTTGAGATCAATGCAAGACATCCAATCATCAAAGAGCTCCGTGAGCGAGTTGTGAAGAATCCAGAG GATGCAAGTGTAAAGACAACCGCTCAACTTATGTACCAAACAGCATTGATGGAGAGTGGATTTATGTTACCCGATCCTAAGGACTTTGCTTCACGTATATACGATTCGGTGAAGGCCAGTTTGAGCATAAGTCCCGATGCATCTGTCGATGAGGAAGATGAAGTGGAAGAGGCCCCTGAGGTTGAGAACACCGGCAGCGAGAAGGAAGAAACTGATTCTACACCCACAGAAGAAGAGCAGGAGGATATTAAGGATGAGCTATAG
- the LOC110897322 gene encoding endoplasmin homolog isoform X2 gives MRKWTLPSVLFLLCLLFLLPDHGRKLHANAESDADELVDPPKVEEKLGAVPHGLSTDSDVVKREAESMTRKNLRSNAEKFEFQAEVSRLMDILINSLYSNKDIFLRELISNASDALDKIRFLSLTDKEVLGEGDDAKLEIQIKLDKEKKILSIRDRGVGMTKEDLIKNLGTIAKSGTSAFVEKMQTGGDLNLIGQFGVGFYSVYLVADYVEVISKHNDDKQYVWESKADGAFAISEDTYNEPLGRGTEIRLHLREEAGEYLEESKLKELVKKYSEFINFPIYLWATKEVDVEVPADEDDSSDDEEKPESTEGEEKEDEDTDKEEDEDKPKTKTVKETTYEWERLNDVKAIWLRSPKEVTEEEYTKFYHSLAKDFGDEKPMAWSHFNAEGDVEFKAVLFVPPKAPADLYESYYNTNKSNLKLYVRRVFISDEFDELLPKYLSFLLGLVDSDTLPLNVSREMLQQHGSLKTIKKKLIRKALDMIRKLAEEDPDEIHDKEKKAEVEESKENDEKRGQYAKFWNEFGKSIKLGIIEDAANRNRLAKLLRFETTTSDGKLTSLDQYISRMKSGQKDIFYITGSSKEQLEKSPFLERLKKKNLEVIFFTDPVDEYLMQYLMDYEDKKFQNVSKEGLKLGKDSKDKEIKESFKELTKWWKEALVSDNVDDVKISNRLADTPCVVVTSKYGWSANMERIMQSQTLSDASKQAYMRGKRVLEINARHPIIKELRERVVKNPEDASVKTTAQLMYQTALMESGFMLPDPKDFASRIYDSVKASLSISPDASVDEEDEVEEAPEVENTGSEKEETDSTPTEEEQEDIKDEL, from the exons ATGAGGAAGTGGACTCTTCCGTCAGTTCTGTTCCTGTTAtgtcttctctttcttcttccgGATCACG GTCGAAAATTGCACGCCAACGCAGAGTCTGATGCGGATGAACTGGTGGATCCACCAAAGGTTGAAGAGAAGCTTGGTGCTGTTCCACATGGTTTATCCACTGATTCTGATGTTGTCAAGAG GGAAGCTGAATCGATGACCAGGAAAAATCTTCGCAGCAATGCTGAGAAGTTTGAGTTCCAGGCTGAAGTATCTCGGCTTATGGACATCCTTATCAACTCTCTTTACAGCAACAAGGACATTTTCTTGAGGGAATTAATATCCAACGCATCTGAT GCTTTGGACAAAATTAGATTCCTTTCTCTTACTGATAAGGAGGTATTAGGTGAGGGTGATGATGCCAAGCTTGAGATCCAG ATTAAGTTGGACAAAGAAAAAAAGATTCTTTCCATTCGCGACAGAGGTGTGGGTATGACAAAGGAGGATTTGATCAAGAACTTAGGAACAATTGCCAAGTCTGGAACTTCAG CTTTTGTGGAGAAGATGCAGACAGGTGGCGATCTTAACCTCATTGGTCAGTTTGGTGTTGGATTTTACTCCGTATATCTTGTTGCCGACTATGTGGAAGTAATCAGCAAACACAACGATGACAAACA GTATGTCTGGGAGTCGAAGGCCGATGGTGCTTTTGCAATTTCTGAAGATACATACAATGAGCCCCTTGGTCGTGGTACTGAAATAAGACTCCACCTTAGGGAAGAAGCTGGGGAATACCTTGAAGAGTCAAAATTGAAGGAATTGGTCAAAAAGTATTCCGAATTTATCAACTTTCCCATTTACCTCTGGGCCACCAAAGAAGTTGATGTTGAAGTCCCCGCCGATGAAGATGACTCCAGTGACGATGAAGAAAAAC CAGAATCCACTGAAGGTgaagagaaagaagatgaagatactgacaaagaagaagatgaagataaaCCAAAAACTAAGACCGTCAAAGAAACGACCTATGAATGGGAACGTCTAAATGATGTTAAGGCTATATGGTTGAGAAGTCCAAAGGAAGTGACAGAGGAAGAATACACAAAGTTCTACCACTCTCTTGCTAAG gATTTTGGTGATGAGAAGCCAATGGCATGGAGTCACTTCAACGCCGAAGGTGATGTTGAGTTCAAGGCGGTTCTATTTGTGCCACCCAAGGCTCCTGCTGATTTATACGAGAGTTACTACAACACCAACAAATCAAACCTCAAGCTTTATGTTAGAAGAGTATTTATTTCAGATGAATTCGACGAGCTTTTACCTAAGTATCTATCATTCTTGCTG GGTCTTGTTGATTCCGACACATTGCCACTTAACGTATCTCGAGAAATGCTTCAACAACACGGCAGCTTGAAGACCATTAAAAAGAAACTTATCAGGAAGGCACTTGACATGATTCGCAAGCTTGCTGAAGAAGACCCTGATGAAATTCACgacaaagaaaagaaag cagAGGTGGAAGAATCAAAGGAAAATGACGAGAAGAGGGGACAGTATGCTAAGTTCTGGAATGAATTTGGCAAGTCGATTAAACTCGGTATCATTGAGGATGCAGCAAACAGGAACCGTTTGGCTAAACTTCTTAGATTTGAGAC CACGACATCTGATGGCAAACTAACATCACTTGATCAATACATCTCAAGAATGAAATCTGGGCAAAAGGATATCTTCTACATCACAGGAAGCAGCAAGGAACAGCTTGAGAAATCCCCGTTCCTCGAGAGGCTCAAAAAGAAAAACTTGGAG GTGATATTTTTCACAGATCCTGTGGATGAGTACCTGATGCAATACTTGATGGATTACGAAGACAAGAAATTCCAGAACGTATCGAAGGAGGGTTTGAAGCTCGGAAAGGATTCCAAAGACAAAGAAATCAAGGAATCATTCAAGGAGTTAACCAAATGGTGGAAGGAAGCCCTTGTCAGTGACAACGTCGATGATGTCAAGATTAGCAACCGTTTGGCTGACACCCCTTGTGTGGTGGTAACCTCTAAGTACGGATGGAGTGCTAATATGGAAAGAATCATGCAATCTCAAACTCTATCCGATGCCAGCAAACAAGCGTACATGCGTGGCAAACGAGTGCTTGAGATCAATGCAAGACATCCAATCATCAAAGAGCTCCGTGAGCGAGTTGTGAAGAATCCAGAG GATGCAAGTGTAAAGACAACCGCTCAACTTATGTACCAAACAGCATTGATGGAGAGTGGATTTATGTTACCCGATCCTAAGGACTTTGCTTCACGTATATACGATTCGGTGAAGGCCAGTTTGAGCATAAGTCCCGATGCATCTGTCGATGAGGAAGATGAAGTGGAAGAGGCCCCTGAGGTTGAGAACACCGGCAGCGAGAAGGAAGAAACTGATTCTACACCCACAGAAGAAGAGCAGGAGGATATTAAGGATGAGCTATAG
- the LOC110897322 gene encoding endoplasmin homolog isoform X3, with translation MRKWTLPSVLFLLCLLFLLPDHGRKLHANAESDADELVDPPKVEEKLGAVPHGLSTDSDVVKREAESMTRKNLRSNAEKFEFQAEVSRLMDILINSLYSNKDIFLRELISNASDALDKIRFLSLTDKEVLGEGDDAKLEIQIKLDKEKKILSIRDRGVGMTKEDLIKNLGTIAKSGTSAFVEKMQTGGDLNLIGQFGVGFYSVYLVADYVEVISKHNDDKQYVWESKADGAFAISEDTYNEPLGRGTEIRLHLREEAGEYLEESKLKELVKKYSEFINFPIYLWATKEVDVEVPADEDDSSDDEEKPAESTEGEEKEDEDTDKEEDEDKPKTKTVKETTYEWERLNDVKAIWLRSPKEVTEEEYTKFYHSLAKDFGDEKPMAWSHFNAEGDVEFKAVLFVPPKAPADLYESYYNTNKSNLKLYVRRVFISDEFDELLPKYLSFLLGLVDSDTLPLNVSREMLQQHGSLKTIKKKLIRKALDMIRKLAEEDPDEIHDKEKKEVEESKENDEKRGQYAKFWNEFGKSIKLGIIEDAANRNRLAKLLRFETTTSDGKLTSLDQYISRMKSGQKDIFYITGSSKEQLEKSPFLERLKKKNLEVIFFTDPVDEYLMQYLMDYEDKKFQNVSKEGLKLGKDSKDKEIKESFKELTKWWKEALVSDNVDDVKISNRLADTPCVVVTSKYGWSANMERIMQSQTLSDASKQAYMRGKRVLEINARHPIIKELRERVVKNPEDASVKTTAQLMYQTALMESGFMLPDPKDFASRIYDSVKASLSISPDASVDEEDEVEEAPEVENTGSEKEETDSTPTEEEQEDIKDEL, from the exons ATGAGGAAGTGGACTCTTCCGTCAGTTCTGTTCCTGTTAtgtcttctctttcttcttccgGATCACG GTCGAAAATTGCACGCCAACGCAGAGTCTGATGCGGATGAACTGGTGGATCCACCAAAGGTTGAAGAGAAGCTTGGTGCTGTTCCACATGGTTTATCCACTGATTCTGATGTTGTCAAGAG GGAAGCTGAATCGATGACCAGGAAAAATCTTCGCAGCAATGCTGAGAAGTTTGAGTTCCAGGCTGAAGTATCTCGGCTTATGGACATCCTTATCAACTCTCTTTACAGCAACAAGGACATTTTCTTGAGGGAATTAATATCCAACGCATCTGAT GCTTTGGACAAAATTAGATTCCTTTCTCTTACTGATAAGGAGGTATTAGGTGAGGGTGATGATGCCAAGCTTGAGATCCAG ATTAAGTTGGACAAAGAAAAAAAGATTCTTTCCATTCGCGACAGAGGTGTGGGTATGACAAAGGAGGATTTGATCAAGAACTTAGGAACAATTGCCAAGTCTGGAACTTCAG CTTTTGTGGAGAAGATGCAGACAGGTGGCGATCTTAACCTCATTGGTCAGTTTGGTGTTGGATTTTACTCCGTATATCTTGTTGCCGACTATGTGGAAGTAATCAGCAAACACAACGATGACAAACA GTATGTCTGGGAGTCGAAGGCCGATGGTGCTTTTGCAATTTCTGAAGATACATACAATGAGCCCCTTGGTCGTGGTACTGAAATAAGACTCCACCTTAGGGAAGAAGCTGGGGAATACCTTGAAGAGTCAAAATTGAAGGAATTGGTCAAAAAGTATTCCGAATTTATCAACTTTCCCATTTACCTCTGGGCCACCAAAGAAGTTGATGTTGAAGTCCCCGCCGATGAAGATGACTCCAGTGACGATGAAGAAAAAC CAGCAGAATCCACTGAAGGTgaagagaaagaagatgaagatactgacaaagaagaagatgaagataaaCCAAAAACTAAGACCGTCAAAGAAACGACCTATGAATGGGAACGTCTAAATGATGTTAAGGCTATATGGTTGAGAAGTCCAAAGGAAGTGACAGAGGAAGAATACACAAAGTTCTACCACTCTCTTGCTAAG gATTTTGGTGATGAGAAGCCAATGGCATGGAGTCACTTCAACGCCGAAGGTGATGTTGAGTTCAAGGCGGTTCTATTTGTGCCACCCAAGGCTCCTGCTGATTTATACGAGAGTTACTACAACACCAACAAATCAAACCTCAAGCTTTATGTTAGAAGAGTATTTATTTCAGATGAATTCGACGAGCTTTTACCTAAGTATCTATCATTCTTGCTG GGTCTTGTTGATTCCGACACATTGCCACTTAACGTATCTCGAGAAATGCTTCAACAACACGGCAGCTTGAAGACCATTAAAAAGAAACTTATCAGGAAGGCACTTGACATGATTCGCAAGCTTGCTGAAGAAGACCCTGATGAAATTCACgacaaagaaaagaaag AGGTGGAAGAATCAAAGGAAAATGACGAGAAGAGGGGACAGTATGCTAAGTTCTGGAATGAATTTGGCAAGTCGATTAAACTCGGTATCATTGAGGATGCAGCAAACAGGAACCGTTTGGCTAAACTTCTTAGATTTGAGAC CACGACATCTGATGGCAAACTAACATCACTTGATCAATACATCTCAAGAATGAAATCTGGGCAAAAGGATATCTTCTACATCACAGGAAGCAGCAAGGAACAGCTTGAGAAATCCCCGTTCCTCGAGAGGCTCAAAAAGAAAAACTTGGAG GTGATATTTTTCACAGATCCTGTGGATGAGTACCTGATGCAATACTTGATGGATTACGAAGACAAGAAATTCCAGAACGTATCGAAGGAGGGTTTGAAGCTCGGAAAGGATTCCAAAGACAAAGAAATCAAGGAATCATTCAAGGAGTTAACCAAATGGTGGAAGGAAGCCCTTGTCAGTGACAACGTCGATGATGTCAAGATTAGCAACCGTTTGGCTGACACCCCTTGTGTGGTGGTAACCTCTAAGTACGGATGGAGTGCTAATATGGAAAGAATCATGCAATCTCAAACTCTATCCGATGCCAGCAAACAAGCGTACATGCGTGGCAAACGAGTGCTTGAGATCAATGCAAGACATCCAATCATCAAAGAGCTCCGTGAGCGAGTTGTGAAGAATCCAGAG GATGCAAGTGTAAAGACAACCGCTCAACTTATGTACCAAACAGCATTGATGGAGAGTGGATTTATGTTACCCGATCCTAAGGACTTTGCTTCACGTATATACGATTCGGTGAAGGCCAGTTTGAGCATAAGTCCCGATGCATCTGTCGATGAGGAAGATGAAGTGGAAGAGGCCCCTGAGGTTGAGAACACCGGCAGCGAGAAGGAAGAAACTGATTCTACACCCACAGAAGAAGAGCAGGAGGATATTAAGGATGAGCTATAG
- the LOC110897322 gene encoding endoplasmin homolog isoform X1 produces the protein MRKWTLPSVLFLLCLLFLLPDHGRKLHANAESDADELVDPPKVEEKLGAVPHGLSTDSDVVKREAESMTRKNLRSNAEKFEFQAEVSRLMDILINSLYSNKDIFLRELISNASDALDKIRFLSLTDKEVLGEGDDAKLEIQIKLDKEKKILSIRDRGVGMTKEDLIKNLGTIAKSGTSAFVEKMQTGGDLNLIGQFGVGFYSVYLVADYVEVISKHNDDKQYVWESKADGAFAISEDTYNEPLGRGTEIRLHLREEAGEYLEESKLKELVKKYSEFINFPIYLWATKEVDVEVPADEDDSSDDEEKPAESTEGEEKEDEDTDKEEDEDKPKTKTVKETTYEWERLNDVKAIWLRSPKEVTEEEYTKFYHSLAKDFGDEKPMAWSHFNAEGDVEFKAVLFVPPKAPADLYESYYNTNKSNLKLYVRRVFISDEFDELLPKYLSFLLGLVDSDTLPLNVSREMLQQHGSLKTIKKKLIRKALDMIRKLAEEDPDEIHDKEKKAEVEESKENDEKRGQYAKFWNEFGKSIKLGIIEDAANRNRLAKLLRFETTTSDGKLTSLDQYISRMKSGQKDIFYITGSSKEQLEKSPFLERLKKKNLEVIFFTDPVDEYLMQYLMDYEDKKFQNVSKEGLKLGKDSKDKEIKESFKELTKWWKEALVSDNVDDVKISNRLADTPCVVVTSKYGWSANMERIMQSQTLSDASKQAYMRGKRVLEINARHPIIKELRERVVKNPEDASVKTTAQLMYQTALMESGFMLPDPKDFASRIYDSVKASLSISPDASVDEEDEVEEAPEVENTGSEKEETDSTPTEEEQEDIKDEL, from the exons ATGAGGAAGTGGACTCTTCCGTCAGTTCTGTTCCTGTTAtgtcttctctttcttcttccgGATCACG GTCGAAAATTGCACGCCAACGCAGAGTCTGATGCGGATGAACTGGTGGATCCACCAAAGGTTGAAGAGAAGCTTGGTGCTGTTCCACATGGTTTATCCACTGATTCTGATGTTGTCAAGAG GGAAGCTGAATCGATGACCAGGAAAAATCTTCGCAGCAATGCTGAGAAGTTTGAGTTCCAGGCTGAAGTATCTCGGCTTATGGACATCCTTATCAACTCTCTTTACAGCAACAAGGACATTTTCTTGAGGGAATTAATATCCAACGCATCTGAT GCTTTGGACAAAATTAGATTCCTTTCTCTTACTGATAAGGAGGTATTAGGTGAGGGTGATGATGCCAAGCTTGAGATCCAG ATTAAGTTGGACAAAGAAAAAAAGATTCTTTCCATTCGCGACAGAGGTGTGGGTATGACAAAGGAGGATTTGATCAAGAACTTAGGAACAATTGCCAAGTCTGGAACTTCAG CTTTTGTGGAGAAGATGCAGACAGGTGGCGATCTTAACCTCATTGGTCAGTTTGGTGTTGGATTTTACTCCGTATATCTTGTTGCCGACTATGTGGAAGTAATCAGCAAACACAACGATGACAAACA GTATGTCTGGGAGTCGAAGGCCGATGGTGCTTTTGCAATTTCTGAAGATACATACAATGAGCCCCTTGGTCGTGGTACTGAAATAAGACTCCACCTTAGGGAAGAAGCTGGGGAATACCTTGAAGAGTCAAAATTGAAGGAATTGGTCAAAAAGTATTCCGAATTTATCAACTTTCCCATTTACCTCTGGGCCACCAAAGAAGTTGATGTTGAAGTCCCCGCCGATGAAGATGACTCCAGTGACGATGAAGAAAAAC CAGCAGAATCCACTGAAGGTgaagagaaagaagatgaagatactgacaaagaagaagatgaagataaaCCAAAAACTAAGACCGTCAAAGAAACGACCTATGAATGGGAACGTCTAAATGATGTTAAGGCTATATGGTTGAGAAGTCCAAAGGAAGTGACAGAGGAAGAATACACAAAGTTCTACCACTCTCTTGCTAAG gATTTTGGTGATGAGAAGCCAATGGCATGGAGTCACTTCAACGCCGAAGGTGATGTTGAGTTCAAGGCGGTTCTATTTGTGCCACCCAAGGCTCCTGCTGATTTATACGAGAGTTACTACAACACCAACAAATCAAACCTCAAGCTTTATGTTAGAAGAGTATTTATTTCAGATGAATTCGACGAGCTTTTACCTAAGTATCTATCATTCTTGCTG GGTCTTGTTGATTCCGACACATTGCCACTTAACGTATCTCGAGAAATGCTTCAACAACACGGCAGCTTGAAGACCATTAAAAAGAAACTTATCAGGAAGGCACTTGACATGATTCGCAAGCTTGCTGAAGAAGACCCTGATGAAATTCACgacaaagaaaagaaag cagAGGTGGAAGAATCAAAGGAAAATGACGAGAAGAGGGGACAGTATGCTAAGTTCTGGAATGAATTTGGCAAGTCGATTAAACTCGGTATCATTGAGGATGCAGCAAACAGGAACCGTTTGGCTAAACTTCTTAGATTTGAGAC CACGACATCTGATGGCAAACTAACATCACTTGATCAATACATCTCAAGAATGAAATCTGGGCAAAAGGATATCTTCTACATCACAGGAAGCAGCAAGGAACAGCTTGAGAAATCCCCGTTCCTCGAGAGGCTCAAAAAGAAAAACTTGGAG GTGATATTTTTCACAGATCCTGTGGATGAGTACCTGATGCAATACTTGATGGATTACGAAGACAAGAAATTCCAGAACGTATCGAAGGAGGGTTTGAAGCTCGGAAAGGATTCCAAAGACAAAGAAATCAAGGAATCATTCAAGGAGTTAACCAAATGGTGGAAGGAAGCCCTTGTCAGTGACAACGTCGATGATGTCAAGATTAGCAACCGTTTGGCTGACACCCCTTGTGTGGTGGTAACCTCTAAGTACGGATGGAGTGCTAATATGGAAAGAATCATGCAATCTCAAACTCTATCCGATGCCAGCAAACAAGCGTACATGCGTGGCAAACGAGTGCTTGAGATCAATGCAAGACATCCAATCATCAAAGAGCTCCGTGAGCGAGTTGTGAAGAATCCAGAG GATGCAAGTGTAAAGACAACCGCTCAACTTATGTACCAAACAGCATTGATGGAGAGTGGATTTATGTTACCCGATCCTAAGGACTTTGCTTCACGTATATACGATTCGGTGAAGGCCAGTTTGAGCATAAGTCCCGATGCATCTGTCGATGAGGAAGATGAAGTGGAAGAGGCCCCTGAGGTTGAGAACACCGGCAGCGAGAAGGAAGAAACTGATTCTACACCCACAGAAGAAGAGCAGGAGGATATTAAGGATGAGCTATAG